From Streptomyces yatensis, one genomic window encodes:
- a CDS encoding glycosyltransferase has translation MSVHSHQAAQYPAANAAFAPAQEPVQTPAYPRHVVTAVLVAHDGARWLPDALAGLLGQERPVQSVIAADTGSADDSARLLTETLGDERVLHMARRSGFGAAVAEAVRTAPVLGPEELTYLKRPSGWDPVNRTWRDDAYDLPELPHGEPVQWLWLLHDDCAPEPDALAELLRVVDAELTANREPAIVGPKLRGWYDRRQLLEVGVSIARSGRRWTGLERREQDQGQHDQVRPVLSVSSAGMLVRRDVWEELGGFDARLPLMRDDVDLCWRAQAAGHQVLIAPDAVLRHAEASARERRPIDCVGRSVANPHRVDKAGAVYTLLVNTSGALLPYVMLRLLFGTLLRTLAYLVGKVPGQALDEVAGLFGILLRPGRILAARKRRGRPEAEPSELRPLFPPPGATVRATVEQVASNIGGRSEPELSSGGRHGAVESGPGGDDADFLEIEQFARLKRIARKPGPMLFLVLLVVSLVACRDLLGAGALAGGALLPAPAHVSDLWSSYVDGWHPVGTGGTQSAPPYLAALAALGTVFLGSTGFTLTLLLVCSVPLAGFIAYFASRPLVESRLLRAWGSVAYAFLPAATGALAGGRLGTAVLAILLPLMARAAAAASGFTSNGTRLPSWRAAWAYALLLTFTMAFTPVVWPMALLLGAGVLVLRQRQSGTEQLMGYGLRFLTVVVTPLVVLAPWSLDLLTDPARFLEEAGLDRGAGSASALDLLALSPGGPKGGGTLLLLGFVLAALAALMRGERQTVVRTAWAVALTGFLFAAFTGGSGWAGPATLVYGLALLTAGVVGAEDARERVAAQSFGWRQPVALLIAVATVAAPLYAAVSWMVSGADGPVGRRDPSQVPAFVAAESATEDQARTLVLGGGSSTAHADYALVRGSGARLGEGELAAAGGADTRLDGVVANLIAGSGADQTRQLGGYAVRYVYVQKGAPSEMERVLNATPGLTQLSREHGGVLWRVDQRVSRVSIVPAESSGRPAGGAAAKPVHVASGPVEAHTTVPDGAAGRVLRIADRSAPDWQATLDGKPLKATTVDGWAQGFGLPATGGRLDLTYDTPITHTAWVWAQGLLAVVLLVLALPGRRRNVDDDLPEAEAAAAVITAEDLAGDGRRARRLRAAAEAQAVQAEATQGRPESDPAAADAMPPRPDEIPPRPGEPPLQPPAEPAAMGDPYGDQAAANDPYGDQAAANDPYGDQTAAGDPYAAVQHQQQAVPHQQQYGQQWDAQTYADAGYGQYPAGQYQGEQYQGEQYQGEGYPGQYPGGQYPAGDYQGGYQDAGYPAGYQEGQFQEGQYPADPYAGGQYADPYGYDQQQPYPDGGYPPQGDTTYGGADPEDRRDGSEQQR, from the coding sequence ATGTCCGTGCACAGCCACCAGGCGGCCCAATATCCGGCCGCCAACGCCGCGTTTGCGCCCGCTCAAGAACCGGTCCAGACACCGGCCTATCCGCGTCATGTCGTCACCGCCGTCCTGGTCGCCCACGACGGCGCCCGCTGGCTGCCCGACGCGCTGGCCGGTCTGCTCGGCCAGGAGCGCCCCGTCCAGAGCGTCATCGCGGCCGACACCGGCAGCGCCGACGACTCCGCCCGGCTGCTCACCGAGACCCTCGGCGACGAGCGGGTGCTGCATATGGCGCGCCGCAGCGGCTTCGGCGCGGCCGTCGCCGAGGCGGTCCGTACGGCGCCGGTGCTCGGCCCCGAGGAGCTCACCTACCTCAAGCGCCCCAGCGGCTGGGACCCCGTCAACCGGACCTGGCGCGACGACGCGTACGACCTGCCGGAGCTGCCGCACGGCGAACCCGTCCAGTGGCTGTGGCTGCTGCACGACGACTGCGCACCCGAGCCCGACGCGCTGGCCGAGCTGCTGCGGGTCGTCGACGCCGAGCTCACCGCCAACCGCGAGCCCGCGATCGTCGGCCCCAAGCTGCGCGGCTGGTACGACCGCCGGCAGCTGCTCGAAGTCGGCGTCAGCATCGCCCGCAGCGGCCGCCGCTGGACCGGTCTGGAGCGGCGTGAGCAGGACCAGGGCCAGCACGACCAGGTGCGCCCCGTGCTGTCGGTGTCCAGCGCGGGCATGCTGGTGCGCCGCGATGTGTGGGAGGAGCTGGGCGGTTTCGACGCCCGGCTGCCCCTAATGCGGGACGACGTCGACCTGTGCTGGCGTGCCCAGGCGGCCGGCCACCAGGTGCTGATCGCTCCGGACGCGGTACTGCGGCACGCGGAGGCGTCCGCCCGCGAGCGGCGGCCCATCGACTGCGTGGGGCGCTCCGTGGCGAACCCGCATCGCGTGGACAAGGCCGGCGCCGTCTACACCCTGCTGGTCAACACCAGTGGCGCGCTGCTGCCCTATGTGATGCTGCGGCTGCTGTTCGGCACGCTGCTGCGCACCCTGGCCTATCTCGTGGGCAAGGTGCCGGGGCAGGCCCTGGACGAGGTCGCCGGTCTCTTCGGCATCCTGCTGCGGCCGGGGCGGATCCTCGCCGCGCGCAAGCGCAGAGGCCGCCCCGAGGCGGAGCCGAGCGAGCTGCGGCCGCTGTTCCCGCCGCCCGGCGCGACCGTAAGGGCGACGGTGGAGCAGGTCGCCAGCAATATAGGCGGCCGTTCCGAGCCCGAACTCTCCTCCGGCGGGCGGCATGGCGCGGTCGAGTCCGGGCCCGGTGGCGATGACGCCGACTTCCTGGAGATCGAGCAGTTCGCCCGGCTCAAGCGGATCGCGCGCAAGCCCGGGCCGATGCTCTTCCTCGTCCTGCTGGTGGTCTCGCTGGTCGCCTGCCGGGATCTGCTCGGCGCGGGCGCGCTCGCGGGCGGCGCCCTGCTGCCCGCGCCCGCTCATGTCTCGGACCTGTGGTCGAGCTATGTGGACGGCTGGCATCCGGTCGGCACCGGCGGAACGCAGTCCGCGCCGCCGTATCTGGCCGCCCTCGCCGCGCTGGGCACGGTCTTCCTGGGCTCCACGGGCTTCACGCTGACCCTGCTGCTGGTCTGTTCGGTGCCGCTGGCCGGGTTCATCGCGTACTTCGCCTCCCGGCCGCTGGTCGAGTCCCGGCTGCTGCGTGCCTGGGGGAGTGTCGCGTACGCCTTCCTCCCGGCCGCGACCGGGGCGCTCGCGGGCGGGCGGCTGGGCACCGCCGTGCTCGCCATACTGCTGCCGCTGATGGCCCGGGCCGCGGCCGCCGCGAGCGGGTTCACGAGCAATGGGACGCGGCTGCCGAGCTGGCGGGCGGCGTGGGCCTACGCGCTGCTGCTCACGTTCACCATGGCTTTCACCCCGGTCGTCTGGCCGATGGCGCTCCTCCTGGGCGCGGGCGTGCTCGTGCTGCGTCAGCGGCAGAGCGGCACCGAGCAGCTCATGGGATACGGGCTGCGGTTCCTGACCGTGGTCGTCACCCCGCTCGTCGTGCTCGCCCCCTGGTCGCTGGACCTCCTTACCGACCCCGCCCGCTTCCTGGAGGAAGCCGGGCTGGACCGTGGCGCCGGCTCGGCGTCCGCCCTGGACCTGCTCGCGCTCAGCCCCGGTGGCCCCAAGGGCGGCGGCACGCTGCTGCTGCTCGGCTTCGTGCTGGCCGCCCTCGCCGCCCTGATGCGCGGGGAGCGGCAGACGGTGGTGCGCACCGCGTGGGCCGTGGCGCTCACCGGCTTCCTCTTCGCGGCGTTCACGGGCGGCTCCGGCTGGGCCGGGCCCGCGACCCTCGTCTACGGTCTGGCGCTGCTGACCGCCGGTGTGGTGGGCGCCGAGGACGCGCGCGAGCGGGTCGCGGCGCAGAGCTTCGGCTGGCGCCAGCCGGTGGCGCTGCTGATCGCGGTCGCCACGGTCGCCGCGCCGCTGTACGCCGCCGTCAGCTGGATGGTGAGCGGCGCGGACGGCCCGGTGGGGCGGCGCGACCCCTCGCAGGTTCCGGCGTTCGTGGCGGCCGAGAGCGCCACCGAGGACCAGGCCCGCACCCTGGTGCTGGGCGGCGGCAGCAGCACCGCCCACGCCGACTACGCCCTGGTGCGCGGCTCAGGCGCCCGGCTGGGCGAGGGCGAACTCGCCGCGGCGGGCGGCGCCGACACCCGGCTCGACGGTGTCGTGGCCAATCTGATCGCGGGCTCCGGCGCCGACCAGACGCGTCAGCTCGGCGGCTACGCGGTGCGCTATGTGTACGTCCAGAAGGGCGCGCCGTCCGAGATGGAGCGGGTGCTGAACGCGACCCCGGGCCTCACCCAGCTCAGCCGGGAGCACGGCGGGGTCTTGTGGCGGGTCGACCAGCGGGTCTCGCGGGTCTCCATCGTCCCGGCCGAGTCCTCGGGCCGTCCGGCGGGCGGGGCGGCGGCCAAGCCGGTGCATGTGGCGTCCGGCCCGGTCGAGGCGCACACCACGGTGCCGGACGGCGCGGCCGGGCGGGTGCTGCGGATCGCCGACCGGTCCGCACCCGACTGGCAGGCCACGCTCGACGGCAAGCCGCTGAAGGCGACGACGGTCGACGGCTGGGCGCAGGGCTTCGGACTCCCGGCGACCGGCGGCCGGTTGGACCTCACCTACGACACGCCCATCACGCACACCGCGTGGGTGTGGGCGCAGGGGCTGCTCGCGGTCGTGCTGCTGGTGCTCGCGCTGCCGGGCCGCCGCCGGAACGTCGACGACGACCTGCCGGAGGCGGAGGCCGCGGCCGCCGTCATCACCGCCGAGGACCTGGCGGGCGACGGACGCCGGGCGCGGCGGCTGCGGGCCGCCGCGGAGGCGCAGGCCGTGCAGGCCGAGGCCACCCAGGGGCGGCCCGAGTCGGATCCGGCCGCCGCGGACGCCATGCCCCCGCGGCCGGACGAGATCCCCCCGCGGCCGGGCGAGCCGCCGCTGCAGCCGCCCGCCGAGCCGGCCGCCATGGGCGACCCTTACGGCGACCAGGCGGCGGCGAACGATCCGTACGGCGACCAGGCAGCGGCGAACGACCCTTACGGCGACCAGACGGCCGCCGGTGACCCGTACGCCGCCGTGCAGCATCAGCAGCAGGCCGTGCCGCACCAGCAGCAGTACGGGCAGCAGTGGGACGCCCAGACGTACGCCGACGCCGGATACGGCCAGTACCCGGCCGGTCAGTACCAGGGGGAGCAGTACCAAGGCGAGCAGTACCAGGGCGAGGGCTACCCGGGTCAGTACCCCGGCGGCCAGTACCCGGCCGGTGACTACCAGGGCGGCTATCAGGATG